AACTGGACGCCATCGTCGAGGAGTTCGGCCTCGACATCCCCTCCGAGGAGTCCAACGACGCCCTTGCCAGTCTCAACGCTGAACTCAAGGGCACCGAGTTCGCCGCCAGCCCCAACGAATCCCTGGGTGCGCTCGGCCTGGGGGATGATCCTTCCTTCGAACCCCTCATCTTCAATGTCATCAAAAACCGGGCGAAGAAGCTCATCGAAAAGCTCATCGCGCTCGCAAAGAAGTACAAGAACTGCCCCAAGTGCATCGCCTACGTGACCGCCGCGGTCGCCGCGTTCAAGACGGGCAACTTCCTCTCGGCACTCGCCGCGGGTGCCAAGGCCGTGAGCTGCTTCCGAGGCTGCGCAAAGTGATGTCCCCTGGAGACCCGCCGATCCCTTCGGCGGGTCTCCTCCCTCTTTCTCTCTATCTTCATCAAGATCTGTCATGTCACCCGCCCCAACTGTCTCCCCAAACGCATCCATCGAGGACCAGATCCGTTACCTCGATGATTTCCTCCGCGAAATCGGCGCCGACTCCGGTCAGGCTCCCAACCTCCTGCCCCCCCCAAGCCCCGCGCTCCTTCGCGCCCGCGCCTCCCTCATCGAGGTCCGCCAGACCATCGCCGCCGAAACCGACCTCTGATTCGTCCCCAACCCCAACCCCTTCCTTCCCATGCCCAAAATCCCCAGCCGCCCCGAACGTTATATCATCCGCATCCCCCAGATCCGCGCCCTGTCAGGCCCGACCCCGGATCTCAATGCCGTCGCCCGGGAGATCGAGGACCTGATGACCTCCTCAGCCCCCCTCGCCGCAACCGGATCACCCGCGGCAACACCCCCGGTCATCGAGCGCCTCGAACGGACAGGCGAGGGCCTCCACGCCCTGTCGGCGCTCCTCGATGACGATGCCTACAACGCCCTCCAGGCCCGGCATCGCAACAGCCTCCTTATCGAACGCGACGATGAACTGCTCCCCCAGGACCAGTTCGCCACCCTTCACGACACCCGAACCCTGCCCCCCGAGAATCATTTCCAGACCGTCAAGGGCACCGACTTCCGGTTCAAGGTCACGGACGCAGCCCACCAGCCGGTGGCCCGGGTCCTGGTCGAACTCGTCGGCTCCCGCCGCAGCGCACGGGACGTGTCGGATGCCCGTGGCCAGGTGACCCTGACCCTCTTCTCCGAAACCCCGGAAACCCTCCGCCGCCTGATTGTCAAACCGCCCGACCGCTTCTGGGGAATCGATGTCGAACGTCCCGCCCTCACCCCCGCACCCGTCGGCGACAACCCCATCGTCCTCGATCCCCTGGAGGACCTCGACCGTCAGGTCTCCACCTGGGGCCTCCAAATCATGGGCCTCGACCACGCTCCAGCCCAACCCGCCACTCACCCGGTCCGCGTGGCCATCATCGATTCCGGGCTATCGGCCCAGCATCCGGATCTCGAGGCGGCAGGCGGACATGATTTCAATGCCGGCGCCGATCCCGCAAAAACCTGGAAGCAGGACGACAGCGGACACGGAACCCATGTCTCCGGTGTGTGCGGTGCCTTGAACAACCAGATCGGCATCGTAGGGGCCGCCGCTCCAGGAGTGCAGATCTTCGGACTCAAAGTCTTCCCCGACGCCCGGGTCTCCAAACTGGTGCGCGCCCTCGACTGGTGTATCGACAACCGCGTGGACATCGTCAACCTCTCCCTCGGAACCACGGCTTTCAATCAGACCTTCCAAGAAGCCGTCGCCCGGGCGCGCTCCGCCGGACTGGTGCTGGTCGCCGCTGCCGGCAACTCCTCCGGCGACGTCCTCTATCCCGCCCGCTTCAACGAGGTCGTCGCCGTCGCCGCCCTCGGAAAAGCCGACGCCTTCCCGGCAACCTCCCCGCACCGGCACTACATCGGACCACACCAGTCCGGAAATCTCTTCGTCGCCGACTTCACCTGCACCGGCGATGAGATCGACTTCATCGCCCCGGGCGTCGCCGTCGTCTCAACCGTCCCCGGAGGAAGCTATGCCGCCTGGGATGGCACCTCCATGGCCTGCCCCTTCATCACCGGCTTCCTTGCCCGCCTCCTCCAAACGGACCCGCACCTCGCCAGCCTGCCCCGCGACGCCTCAAGAGTCTCCCGGCTCGTCGATCGGGCCAAATCCCTCGCCCGCTATCTCGACTTTCCCCCCACCACCCAGGGCGCCGGTCTCCCAGTCTGGCCGGCCAATGCCTCCCCGGAACCCCACCCCGATTCCGAAACCAAACGCGAGATCCTCCGGCACCTCGACCGCGTCCTCTTCCTGCTCGATCAACG
This DNA window, taken from Verrucomicrobiia bacterium, encodes the following:
- a CDS encoding S8 family peptidase; its protein translation is MPKIPSRPERYIIRIPQIRALSGPTPDLNAVAREIEDLMTSSAPLAATGSPAATPPVIERLERTGEGLHALSALLDDDAYNALQARHRNSLLIERDDELLPQDQFATLHDTRTLPPENHFQTVKGTDFRFKVTDAAHQPVARVLVELVGSRRSARDVSDARGQVTLTLFSETPETLRRLIVKPPDRFWGIDVERPALTPAPVGDNPIVLDPLEDLDRQVSTWGLQIMGLDHAPAQPATHPVRVAIIDSGLSAQHPDLEAAGGHDFNAGADPAKTWKQDDSGHGTHVSGVCGALNNQIGIVGAAAPGVQIFGLKVFPDARVSKLVRALDWCIDNRVDIVNLSLGTTAFNQTFQEAVARARSAGLVLVAAAGNSSGDVLYPARFNEVVAVAALGKADAFPATSPHRHYIGPHQSGNLFVADFTCTGDEIDFIAPGVAVVSTVPGGSYAAWDGTSMACPFITGFLARLLQTDPHLASLPRDASRVSRLVDRAKSLARYLDFPPTTQGAGLPVWPANASPEPHPDSETKREILRHLDRVLFLLDQRLGESPDPARLST